In Hasllibacter sp. MH4015, the following proteins share a genomic window:
- the gltX gene encoding glutamate--tRNA ligase — protein sequence MSTDRPIVTRIAPSPTGYMHIGTARTGLFNWLFARKHGGQFLLRIEDTDRERSTPEATQAILDGMAWLGLDHDGEAVSQFARADRHREVAESMLANGTAYKCFSTQEEIAAFRDAAKAEGRSTLFLSPWRDRTDHPQGAPYVIRLKAPREGQTLIADKVQGDVTIQNATLDDMILLRSDGTPTYMHAVVVDDHDMGVTHVIRGDDHLNNAARQIQVYSANGWEEPIWAHIPLIHGEDGKKLSKRHGATGVMEYAEMGIPAAAMRNYLARLGWSHGDDELFTDAQARDWFDLDGIGKSPARLDMKKLGNVAGWHIARTEDAELVTEITDFLALTGQSSLSQAQKDRLTSAMYCLKDRAKSLPELLDKGRFSLINRPVDMDEKARGALDTVSRRILSELTTQLQNVSWDRDTLEGVLNAAADTRGLKFGKLAAPLRAALAGRSVTPSVFDMMLVIGRDETLGRLTDAASLSD from the coding sequence ATGTCCACCGATCGCCCCATCGTGACCCGTATCGCGCCGTCGCCGACTGGCTACATGCATATCGGCACCGCGCGCACGGGGCTGTTCAACTGGCTGTTCGCGCGCAAGCACGGCGGGCAATTCCTGCTGCGGATCGAGGATACGGACCGCGAACGCTCCACGCCGGAGGCGACGCAGGCGATCCTTGACGGAATGGCGTGGCTGGGATTGGACCATGACGGGGAGGCCGTGAGCCAATTCGCCCGCGCCGACCGTCACCGCGAAGTGGCCGAGTCGATGCTCGCAAACGGCACCGCCTACAAATGTTTCTCCACCCAAGAAGAGATCGCGGCATTCCGGGACGCCGCAAAAGCGGAGGGGCGTTCCACGCTCTTCCTCAGCCCGTGGCGGGATCGCACGGATCATCCCCAAGGCGCCCCTTACGTGATCCGCCTAAAGGCCCCGAGGGAGGGACAGACCCTCATCGCTGACAAGGTTCAGGGGGACGTCACGATCCAGAATGCCACGCTCGACGACATGATCCTCCTGCGCTCTGACGGGACGCCGACTTACATGCATGCGGTGGTGGTGGACGATCACGATATGGGCGTGACCCATGTGATCCGGGGGGACGATCACCTCAACAATGCGGCCCGTCAGATCCAGGTCTACAGCGCGAATGGTTGGGAGGAGCCGATCTGGGCCCATATTCCGCTGATCCACGGCGAGGATGGTAAGAAGCTGTCCAAGCGCCACGGGGCCACGGGTGTGATGGAATACGCCGAGATGGGCATACCCGCCGCCGCGATGCGCAATTACCTCGCGCGCCTTGGCTGGTCCCACGGCGACGACGAATTGTTCACCGATGCGCAGGCCCGCGACTGGTTCGACCTCGATGGGATCGGCAAATCCCCTGCCCGGCTCGACATGAAGAAACTGGGCAATGTGGCTGGCTGGCATATCGCGCGGACCGAAGATGCCGAACTGGTGACCGAAATCACCGATTTCCTTGCCCTGACGGGGCAGTCCTCCCTTTCGCAGGCGCAGAAAGATCGCCTGACATCCGCGATGTATTGCCTCAAGGATCGGGCGAAGTCCCTGCCCGAGCTTCTGGATAAGGGACGGTTTTCATTGATAAACCGGCCCGTCGACATGGATGAGAAGGCGCGCGGCGCCCTTGATACTGTATCCCGTCGTATACTGTCGGAATTGACTACGCAGTTGCAGAATGTTAGCTGGGACCGTGACACGCTGGAGGGCGTGTTGAACGCCGCCGCAGACACCCGTGGGTTGAAATTCGGCAAGCTGGCTGCCCCGCTTCGTGCGGCGCTGGCCGGGCGCAGCGTCACGCCTTCCGTGTTCGATATGATGCTTGTCATTGGCCGGGACGAAACGCTCGGCCGCCTGACGGATGCGGCCTCCCTCAGCGACTGA
- a CDS encoding ComEC/Rec2 family competence protein: MAETAGQLWRTVNAVQQRQRGALMPWAAVMLGIGVALYFSLSVEPGASGYALAACAGLLGLGILAWRRETLGPLGVAVICIAVGFCVAGWRAHQVAGPVMELRYYGPIEGRIVGIDRSASDAIRLTLDQVRLDDVRDTPLRVRVSLHGDQDYLDPEPGALVMMTGHLSAPGGAAEPGGFDFQRHAWFQSLGGVGYTRVPALLLAPPEDGATPLFHLRMRMSAAIQDAIPGQPGAFAAAVLTGDRSGLEQGPIQDMRDSNIAHLLAISGLHMGLLTGFVYAALRVVLALIPALALRYPTRKWAAAVALVAGAFYLALSGGNVATERAFVQVAVMFTAVLLDRRAITLRSVAIAAVIVLLRRPETLMSPGFQMSFAATTALVAVFNGMRGVTWMQHWPGWGKGAFALVMSSVVAGAATAPFAAAHFNRIAVYGLPANLLTVPVMGSVVIPCAVLALLLMPFGLSWVAFWVMEQGLIWILAVAERIADMPGAVDWVASPPGYVLAMIAMGGIGLCLWSGRGRVVGAVPMIAGLLLWQMADRPAILVSSTGGLVGQIEDGERVLSRARGDGFVARIWLENDGDGADQASAAARVGWIDDGSGLMTTFGDMTLWHGAGRAASREAQAACATHDIVVLNNQPEDRAPWLEVAIDESRARLADPGAGPGAALASTELPDTSCLLLAPATLTRPGAVALDLRDGTLVLDTAQRHQGRRLWSPR; encoded by the coding sequence TTGGCAGAGACGGCAGGACAGCTATGGCGCACGGTGAACGCGGTCCAGCAGCGCCAGCGCGGGGCGTTGATGCCGTGGGCCGCCGTGATGCTCGGCATCGGCGTCGCGCTCTATTTCTCCCTCTCGGTGGAGCCGGGGGCATCGGGTTACGCGCTTGCAGCTTGCGCGGGCCTGCTTGGCCTTGGTATCCTGGCATGGCGTCGCGAAACACTCGGCCCCCTTGGCGTTGCCGTGATCTGCATTGCCGTGGGGTTCTGCGTCGCGGGGTGGCGCGCCCACCAGGTCGCGGGCCCGGTGATGGAGTTACGCTATTACGGTCCCATCGAGGGGCGCATCGTCGGCATCGACCGCTCCGCCAGTGACGCGATCCGGCTGACGCTTGACCAGGTGCGGCTCGACGATGTGCGCGACACGCCGCTCCGGGTTCGCGTCTCGCTCCACGGGGACCAGGATTACCTCGACCCCGAACCGGGCGCGCTTGTGATGATGACCGGCCATCTGTCCGCCCCCGGCGGTGCTGCGGAGCCCGGCGGTTTCGATTTCCAGCGCCATGCGTGGTTCCAATCCCTGGGCGGCGTCGGATATACCCGCGTCCCCGCGCTTCTGCTGGCCCCGCCGGAGGATGGCGCGACCCCGCTCTTCCACCTCAGGATGCGGATGTCCGCCGCCATTCAGGACGCGATCCCGGGACAGCCGGGTGCGTTTGCCGCGGCGGTCCTGACCGGCGACCGGTCGGGGCTGGAGCAGGGGCCGATCCAGGACATGCGTGACAGCAACATCGCGCACCTTCTGGCGATCTCGGGCCTGCACATGGGCCTTCTGACCGGCTTCGTCTATGCCGCTTTGCGCGTGGTGCTCGCCCTGATCCCCGCGCTCGCCCTTCGCTACCCGACGCGGAAATGGGCCGCTGCCGTGGCGCTCGTGGCGGGCGCGTTCTACCTCGCGCTGTCCGGCGGCAATGTCGCGACGGAACGGGCCTTCGTGCAGGTCGCCGTGATGTTCACCGCGGTTTTGCTGGACCGGCGCGCCATCACGCTGCGGTCGGTGGCGATTGCGGCGGTGATCGTCCTCCTGCGACGTCCGGAAACGTTGATGTCCCCCGGGTTCCAGATGTCGTTTGCTGCGACCACGGCCCTTGTCGCCGTCTTCAACGGGATGCGTGGTGTCACGTGGATGCAGCATTGGCCCGGCTGGGGGAAGGGGGCCTTTGCGCTGGTGATGTCGTCGGTGGTGGCGGGCGCGGCAACGGCACCCTTCGCGGCGGCGCATTTCAACCGTATCGCGGTCTATGGCCTGCCTGCCAACCTTCTGACGGTGCCGGTCATGGGCTCCGTCGTGATCCCCTGCGCGGTGCTGGCACTTCTGCTGATGCCGTTCGGCCTGTCGTGGGTGGCGTTTTGGGTGATGGAGCAGGGCCTGATCTGGATCCTCGCCGTGGCAGAGCGGATCGCCGACATGCCCGGCGCTGTGGATTGGGTCGCCAGCCCGCCCGGATACGTGCTTGCCATGATTGCCATGGGTGGCATCGGCTTGTGCCTATGGTCGGGGCGCGGGCGCGTGGTCGGAGCTGTGCCGATGATCGCAGGTCTGCTCCTGTGGCAGATGGCGGACAGGCCCGCGATCCTCGTCTCCTCCACCGGCGGACTGGTGGGCCAGATCGAGGACGGCGAACGGGTGTTGAGCCGCGCGCGGGGCGATGGGTTCGTCGCGCGGATCTGGTTGGAGAATGACGGCGACGGCGCGGATCAGGCCAGCGCCGCCGCGCGGGTCGGCTGGATCGACGATGGCTCGGGCCTGATGACCACGTTTGGCGACATGACCCTCTGGCACGGTGCAGGCCGGGCCGCATCCCGCGAGGCTCAGGCCGCATGCGCAACCCATGACATCGTCGTCCTCAACAATCAGCCGGAAGATCGTGCGCCCTGGCTGGAGGTGGCGATCGACGAAAGCCGTGCCCGACTGGCCGATCCCGGCGCAGGACCGGGGGCGGCCCTGGCGTCCACCGAACTGCCCGACACGTCGTGCCTTTTGCTTGCACCGGCCACTCTGACCAGACCGGGCGCCGTCGCGCTTGATCTGCGCGACGGAACGCTCGTGCTCGATACCGCGCAGCGCCATCAGGGCCGTCGCCTCTGGTCCCCGCGCTAA
- a CDS encoding DUF2256 domain-containing protein, whose protein sequence is MAKTRKKSDLPQKLCATCGRPFAWRKKWAKVWEEVRYCSDRCRGARKGSGSVPGG, encoded by the coding sequence ATGGCCAAGACCCGCAAGAAATCCGACCTTCCGCAAAAGCTCTGCGCCACCTGCGGGCGTCCGTTCGCGTGGCGCAAGAAATGGGCGAAGGTCTGGGAGGAGGTCCGCTATTGCTCCGACCGATGCCGGGGCGCGCGCAAGGGGTCCGGCTCGGTGCCGGGGGGATAG
- a CDS encoding malate synthase G, with product MGTRVDRNGLQVDRILADFIEDHALPGTDVAPDAFWAGFSDLLHDLAPKNAALLQEREDLQAKIDAWHIARRDDAHDPDAYHAFLQEIGYLRSEGDDFEVETTKIDPEIATVAGPQLVVPITNARFALNAANARWGSLYDAFYGTDVMGSRPAPGGYDRGRGARVVARARVFLDEAFPIAGASHADIRRYHVEKGALLVDDKPLSDPAQFVGHTGRAKAPDSVLLVNNGLHVELVFDRAHPIGARDQAGLADVRMEAAVSAIMDCEDSVACVDAEDKVLAYSNWLGLMRGDLTETFQKSGAEMTRQLADDKTFTGPDGSDLTIKGRALMLVRNVGHLMTNPAILLRDGSEAFEGLMDAMITVLIAKHDLARQGGNSVAGSVYVVKPKMHGPDEVAFSDEIFTRVEAALGLEQNTVKLGIMDEERRTSVNLKECIRAAKRRVAFINTGFLDRTGDEIHTSMEAGPFSRKDFIKRKGWITAYENQNVDIGLECGLRGRAQIGKGMWAKPDAMAEMLEQKIEHPRAGANCAWVPSPTAATLHALHYHKVNVAQVQQKLEQGGRRAYVTALLDIPLAAYRRWTREQVIREVENNAQGILGYVVRWIDQGIGCSKVPDLNGVGLMEDRATCRISAQHIANWMHHGVITEADVGDVFRRMAEVVDHQNAADPAYIPMAPGFNGIAYAAALDLVLKGRAQPSGYTEPVLHARRLEWKAA from the coding sequence ATGGGCACCCGTGTAGATCGCAACGGCCTGCAGGTTGATCGAATTCTGGCCGATTTCATCGAAGATCACGCCTTGCCCGGTACCGATGTCGCCCCCGACGCGTTCTGGGCCGGCTTTTCGGACCTCCTCCACGACCTTGCCCCGAAGAACGCGGCCCTGTTGCAGGAGCGGGAGGATTTGCAGGCAAAGATCGACGCGTGGCACATCGCGCGCCGCGACGATGCGCACGATCCCGACGCCTACCACGCCTTTTTGCAGGAGATCGGGTATCTGCGCAGTGAAGGGGATGACTTTGAGGTCGAGACGACGAAGATCGACCCGGAAATCGCTACGGTTGCCGGTCCACAGCTTGTGGTCCCGATCACAAACGCGCGTTTCGCCCTGAACGCCGCCAATGCCCGCTGGGGCAGCTTGTACGACGCGTTCTACGGCACCGATGTCATGGGGTCGCGGCCTGCTCCTGGCGGCTATGACCGGGGCCGCGGCGCGCGGGTCGTGGCGCGGGCGCGGGTCTTCCTGGACGAGGCCTTTCCGATCGCGGGGGCATCCCACGCCGATATCCGTCGCTACCATGTCGAAAAGGGTGCGCTTCTGGTGGATGACAAGCCCTTGTCCGATCCCGCGCAATTCGTGGGTCATACCGGGCGCGCCAAGGCCCCAGACTCGGTGCTTCTGGTCAACAACGGGTTGCATGTGGAGTTGGTCTTCGACCGCGCCCATCCAATCGGCGCGCGCGATCAGGCGGGGCTGGCCGATGTGCGGATGGAGGCAGCGGTCAGCGCCATTATGGATTGCGAGGATTCCGTCGCCTGCGTCGATGCGGAAGACAAGGTGCTGGCCTATTCCAACTGGCTTGGCCTGATGCGCGGCGATTTGACGGAGACGTTCCAGAAGAGCGGGGCGGAGATGACCCGTCAGCTCGCCGACGACAAAACCTTCACCGGCCCCGACGGTTCGGACCTGACGATCAAGGGCCGCGCGCTGATGCTGGTGCGGAACGTCGGCCACCTGATGACGAACCCCGCGATCTTGTTGCGCGACGGCTCGGAAGCGTTTGAGGGGCTGATGGACGCGATGATCACCGTGCTGATCGCCAAGCATGACCTTGCGCGGCAGGGCGGCAATTCCGTTGCGGGCTCTGTCTATGTCGTGAAGCCGAAGATGCATGGCCCCGACGAAGTGGCGTTTTCCGACGAGATTTTCACCCGCGTGGAGGCTGCACTGGGATTGGAGCAGAACACGGTCAAGCTCGGCATCATGGACGAGGAACGGCGCACCTCCGTCAACCTCAAGGAGTGCATCCGCGCGGCAAAGCGCCGGGTGGCGTTCATCAATACCGGTTTCCTCGACCGCACGGGCGATGAGATCCACACCTCGATGGAAGCGGGTCCGTTTTCCCGCAAGGATTTCATCAAGCGCAAGGGCTGGATCACCGCCTACGAGAACCAGAATGTCGATATCGGCCTGGAATGCGGCCTGCGGGGCCGCGCGCAGATCGGCAAGGGCATGTGGGCCAAGCCCGACGCCATGGCGGAGATGCTGGAGCAAAAGATCGAACACCCCCGCGCGGGCGCCAATTGCGCCTGGGTCCCTTCGCCCACCGCCGCCACGCTCCACGCACTGCATTACCACAAGGTCAACGTGGCGCAGGTGCAGCAGAAATTGGAGCAGGGCGGCCGCCGCGCCTATGTCACGGCGCTTCTGGACATTCCCCTGGCCGCCTATCGCCGCTGGACCCGCGAACAGGTGATCCGGGAGGTAGAGAACAACGCCCAGGGCATCCTTGGCTATGTGGTGCGCTGGATCGACCAGGGGATCGGGTGCTCCAAGGTGCCAGACCTGAACGGCGTGGGCCTGATGGAGGATCGCGCGACCTGCCGGATCAGCGCGCAACATATCGCCAACTGGATGCATCACGGCGTCATCACCGAGGCCGATGTGGGCGACGTGTTCCGCCGCATGGCCGAGGTGGTCGATCATCAAAACGCCGCCGACCCTGCCTACATCCCCATGGCGCCCGGCTTCAACGGTATCGCCTACGCCGCGGCGTTGGACCTGGTGCTGAAAGGCCGCGCGCAGCCATCGGGCTACACTGAACCGGTGCTTCACGCGCGCCGCCTGGAATGGAAGGCGGCGTGA
- a CDS encoding cytochrome b gives MGLTNSAAGYGSLTKLFHWLIVILFAAQYLGGNIMVAIGFNSSFAGIETNTYYNWHKSLGLLALLVAVLRLINRRVGELPPWAPTLTSFEQKFIHRVEQVFYTAMFVMPISGWLYVMYGHYGVNLFGIWEMPRPLPRDDTLRDVFKWVHIVAGWVLLAAMVGHIGLVLRHSLVKKDGLLKRMLPGRGE, from the coding sequence ATGGGCCTGACCAATTCCGCCGCCGGATACGGCAGCCTGACCAAGCTGTTTCACTGGCTGATCGTGATCCTTTTCGCCGCGCAATATCTGGGCGGGAATATCATGGTGGCGATCGGTTTCAATTCCAGCTTCGCGGGGATCGAGACCAACACCTATTACAACTGGCACAAATCCCTTGGCCTGTTGGCGCTTCTGGTGGCCGTGCTGCGCCTGATCAATCGCCGGGTGGGCGAGTTGCCGCCCTGGGCCCCGACACTCACGAGTTTTGAGCAAAAATTCATCCACCGGGTGGAGCAGGTCTTCTATACCGCCATGTTCGTCATGCCGATCTCAGGCTGGCTTTACGTGATGTACGGCCATTACGGGGTGAACCTGTTCGGCATCTGGGAAATGCCGCGCCCATTGCCGCGCGATGACACCCTGCGCGATGTGTTCAAGTGGGTGCATATCGTGGCCGGCTGGGTCCTTCTGGCCGCGATGGTGGGCCATATCGGATTGGTCCTGCGGCACAGTTTGGTCAAGAAGGACGGGTTGCTGAAACGGATGCTGCCGGGGCGGGGGGAGTAG
- a CDS encoding SPFH domain-containing protein: MPIMDFLKGQFIDVIEWTDDSRDTMVYRFERYGHEIKYGAKLTVREGQVAVFIHEGQLADVFTPGLYMLETNNMPIMTNLQHWDHGFASPFKSEIYFVNTNRFTDLKWGTKNPIMIRDSDFGPTRIRAFGTYTVKVADAGLFMTEIVGTDGEFTTDEVTHQIRNIIVQQFSQAVAGSGIPVLDMAANTGQMGDLVAERISETIASYGLTLPELYIENISLPPAVEEALDKRTSMGVVGDLNKYTQFQTAEAMAAAASTPGGGMGEGLGMGMGMAMANQMANNMNAAQAQPHQAAHAAPPPPPVEHVWHVAENGQTKGPFSKADLGRMVSDGSLTRETMVWTAGQDGWMGAGDVTELAQLFTVMPPPPPPPM, from the coding sequence ATGCCCATTATGGATTTCCTCAAGGGTCAGTTCATCGACGTCATCGAATGGACCGACGACAGCCGTGATACGATGGTCTACCGCTTCGAGCGGTACGGGCATGAGATCAAGTACGGCGCCAAGCTGACGGTGCGCGAGGGCCAGGTCGCGGTCTTCATCCACGAAGGGCAGCTGGCCGACGTGTTCACCCCCGGTCTCTATATGCTTGAGACCAACAACATGCCGATCATGACCAATCTCCAGCATTGGGATCATGGCTTCGCGAGCCCGTTCAAATCCGAGATCTACTTCGTCAACACGAACCGCTTCACGGATCTGAAATGGGGCACGAAAAATCCCATCATGATCCGCGACAGCGATTTCGGCCCGACACGCATCCGCGCCTTCGGCACCTACACCGTGAAGGTCGCCGATGCGGGCCTGTTCATGACCGAGATCGTGGGGACCGACGGGGAATTCACCACCGACGAGGTCACGCACCAGATCCGCAACATCATCGTACAGCAATTCAGCCAGGCCGTGGCCGGATCGGGCATCCCGGTCCTCGACATGGCCGCCAATACCGGCCAGATGGGCGATCTGGTTGCGGAACGGATCTCCGAGACGATCGCGTCCTACGGCCTGACCCTGCCGGAATTGTATATCGAAAACATCTCCCTGCCGCCCGCGGTGGAGGAGGCGCTGGATAAGCGCACGTCGATGGGTGTGGTCGGTGACCTCAACAAATACACGCAATTCCAGACGGCAGAGGCCATGGCCGCCGCCGCCTCCACCCCCGGCGGGGGAATGGGCGAAGGCCTTGGCATGGGTATGGGCATGGCGATGGCCAACCAGATGGCCAACAACATGAACGCAGCCCAGGCGCAGCCCCACCAAGCGGCCCACGCGGCCCCGCCCCCACCGCCGGTCGAGCATGTCTGGCACGTGGCCGAGAACGGTCAGACGAAGGGTCCGTTCTCCAAGGCTGATCTGGGGCGCATGGTGTCCGACGGCTCGCTGACGCGCGAAACGATGGTTTGGACCGCCGGTCAGGATGGCTGGATGGGCGCGGGCGACGTGACGGAGCTGGCGCAGCTCTTCACCGTGATGCCGCCGCCTCCGCCGCCGCCGATGTAA
- a CDS encoding DUF4241 domain-containing protein: MIRAVLCLSLLGSPVLAQDATTWLRQGIGMQTDLHVSDMWHPRGGAIYATDALILWQAEGEPIRVPDAPARVIGLLETEQGRTAIFALIWSNAPVACGEDLRTIGVDTGTAAFLTPSDARALDAYADPSLGPYHGTYAEQLDAAIPTIPFIAQLPGGARFPATGSGWGDGGYPVASLYDADGNMVALYAQFIGGSDDWLLPPPCARASG; this comes from the coding sequence TTGATACGTGCGGTGCTTTGCCTGTCCCTCCTCGGGTCACCGGTGCTGGCCCAAGATGCCACGACCTGGTTGCGCCAGGGGATCGGTATGCAAACGGACCTGCATGTCAGCGACATGTGGCACCCCAGGGGTGGCGCGATCTATGCCACCGACGCCCTGATCCTGTGGCAAGCAGAGGGGGAGCCGATCCGGGTCCCTGACGCCCCTGCCCGCGTGATCGGCCTTCTGGAAACCGAACAGGGGCGCACGGCGATCTTTGCGTTGATCTGGTCCAATGCGCCCGTGGCATGCGGTGAAGACCTGCGCACGATAGGTGTGGATACCGGGACCGCGGCCTTCCTGACCCCGTCCGATGCGCGCGCGCTCGACGCTTATGCCGACCCCAGCCTTGGGCCTTATCACGGCACCTATGCAGAGCAGTTGGATGCCGCCATTCCAACGATCCCCTTCATCGCGCAATTGCCGGGCGGCGCGCGTTTTCCGGCCACCGGGTCCGGTTGGGGGGATGGCGGATATCCGGTCGCAAGCCTCTATGATGCCGACGGCAACATGGTTGCCCTTTACGCCCAGTTCATCGGCGGGTCCGACGATTGGCTCCTCCCGCCGCCCTGCGCGCGGGCAAGCGGATAA
- a CDS encoding DUF2927 domain-containing protein, which produces MLALAACVPTPPEISPRPEPREEAPVVAEPSAESQAFARYYRSVEARLVGQGMLRTDGGGPDTPFTAEQLAENFERIALYDEYSLQGGRFVAQQTESRLRRWTVPVRLQAHFGASVDAEQRAADRAVLTTYAARLGRLTGHPVSTVASGGNFHVLYMNSDSLAASEPLLRELVPSIGPSTIRTITNMSRSFFCVVFAFSPSGQSEYVSAIAIIRDEHPDLLRRGCVHEEIAQGLGLPNDSPSARPSIFNEDQEFAFLTRQDELMLRILYDDRLSPGLTPAEARGMVRRIAGELVGGPS; this is translated from the coding sequence ATGCTGGCCCTTGCGGCCTGTGTCCCGACGCCACCCGAAATCTCTCCCCGGCCCGAGCCGCGGGAGGAAGCCCCGGTCGTGGCGGAGCCGTCCGCAGAAAGCCAGGCTTTCGCGCGCTACTACCGCTCGGTCGAGGCGCGACTGGTGGGCCAGGGCATGTTGCGCACCGACGGCGGCGGACCGGACACGCCCTTCACCGCCGAGCAACTGGCCGAAAATTTCGAGCGCATCGCGCTTTACGACGAGTATTCCCTGCAAGGGGGCCGGTTCGTGGCGCAGCAAACGGAATCGCGCCTGCGCCGCTGGACTGTGCCGGTGCGCCTTCAGGCCCATTTCGGCGCGTCGGTCGATGCCGAACAGCGCGCCGCCGACCGCGCGGTCCTCACAACCTATGCCGCACGGCTGGGGCGCCTGACCGGCCATCCGGTCAGCACCGTCGCCTCGGGCGGCAATTTCCACGTCCTTTACATGAATTCCGACAGCCTTGCCGCGTCGGAGCCGTTGCTGCGTGAATTGGTACCGAGCATCGGCCCCTCCACGATCCGCACGATCACGAATATGAGCCGCTCGTTCTTTTGCGTAGTCTTCGCGTTTTCACCCAGTGGGCAATCCGAATACGTCTCCGCGATCGCCATCATTCGCGACGAGCATCCCGACCTGCTGCGCCGTGGTTGCGTGCATGAGGAGATCGCGCAAGGCCTGGGCCTGCCCAATGACAGCCCCTCCGCGCGGCCGTCCATCTTCAACGAGGACCAGGAATTCGCCTTCCTCACCCGGCAAGATGAACTGATGTTGCGAATCCTCTACGATGATCGCTTGTCCCCCGGCCTGACCCCGGCGGAGGCGCGCGGCATGGTCCGGCGTATCGCCGGCGAACTCGTTGGCGGACCATCTTGA
- a CDS encoding toxic anion resistance protein, whose translation MQSETHKQAQEVETLVNELNAVVLPEPSADLVPLPAADEPTAEQIRARMAEIDMTDTNSIVSFGSSAQAELQQISQAMLAGVKNKDAGPAGDSLREIVGTIRGFSVDELDPNRKQSWWERLFGRAKPIHDFMAKYEDVQEQIDKITDNLLQHEHVLMKDIKSLDKLYEKTLDFYDELALYIAAGEEKLKELDETTIPAKEAEVNAAPEDQQIIKAQELRDMRAARDDLERRVHDLKLTRQVTMQSLPSIRLVQENDKSLVTKINSTLVNTVPLWETQLAQAVTIQRSTEAAKAVKEATDLTNELLTQNAENLRESNRMVRQEMERGVFDIEAVKKANAELIATINESLEIADEGKRKRAEAEREMEKMEAELRDTLSAASARRPVASATDGDVVDGTATES comes from the coding sequence ATGCAATCTGAAACCCACAAGCAAGCCCAGGAAGTCGAAACGCTCGTCAACGAGTTGAACGCGGTTGTCCTGCCCGAACCGTCCGCCGATCTGGTGCCGCTGCCGGCCGCCGATGAACCCACGGCCGAGCAGATCCGCGCCCGCATGGCGGAGATCGACATGACCGACACGAATTCCATCGTGTCCTTCGGGTCGTCGGCCCAGGCGGAATTGCAGCAGATCTCCCAGGCGATGCTGGCGGGTGTGAAGAACAAGGACGCGGGCCCTGCCGGTGACAGCCTGCGAGAGATCGTGGGCACGATCCGCGGCTTTTCCGTCGATGAGCTGGACCCCAACCGCAAGCAAAGCTGGTGGGAGCGCCTGTTCGGGCGCGCCAAGCCGATCCACGATTTCATGGCCAAGTACGAGGACGTGCAGGAGCAGATCGACAAGATCACCGACAATCTGCTGCAACACGAACATGTCCTGATGAAGGACATCAAGTCGCTCGACAAACTCTACGAGAAGACGCTCGATTTCTACGACGAGTTGGCGCTTTACATCGCCGCCGGTGAAGAGAAGCTGAAGGAACTCGACGAGACGACGATCCCCGCTAAGGAAGCGGAGGTGAACGCCGCGCCCGAGGATCAGCAGATCATCAAGGCGCAGGAATTGCGCGATATGCGGGCGGCCCGCGACGACCTGGAGCGCCGGGTCCATGACCTCAAGCTGACGCGCCAGGTGACGATGCAATCCCTGCCGTCGATCCGCCTGGTGCAGGAAAACGACAAGAGCCTGGTCACGAAGATCAATTCCACCCTCGTGAACACCGTGCCGCTGTGGGAAACCCAACTGGCCCAGGCGGTCACGATCCAACGCTCCACCGAAGCGGCGAAGGCCGTGAAGGAAGCGACCGACCTGACCAACGAGCTGTTGACCCAGAACGCGGAAAACCTGCGCGAAAGCAACCGTATGGTCCGCCAGGAAATGGAGCGTGGTGTCTTTGATATCGAAGCGGTCAAGAAGGCCAATGCGGAATTGATCGCGACCATTAACGAAAGCCTTGAAATCGCGGATGAAGGCAAGCGCAAGCGGGCCGAGGCAGAGCGCGAGATGGAGAAGATGGAAGCCGAGTTGCGCGATACCTTGTCCGCCGCGTCGGCCCGCCGCCCCGTGGCCAGTGCCACCGATGGCGATGTCGTCGACGGGACTGCCACCGAAAGCTGA